A single region of the Triticum dicoccoides isolate Atlit2015 ecotype Zavitan chromosome 2B, WEW_v2.0, whole genome shotgun sequence genome encodes:
- the LOC119361451 gene encoding endoglucanase 13-like, which translates to MSKLQLCLRPQEDGADYNIRFDLAKHHDDGDISHLPAETNETAMARLTIASAAVALILLVASAEASPAWSDYAGAFDKSLQFFEAQRSGKLPTDRTVHWRGDSALTDGFSQGVDLVGGYYDAGDHVKFGFPAAYAVTMLSWGVLEFEKEMVAANSLNRALDAIRWGTNYFIKAHTEPNTLWVQVGDGDSDHLCWERAEDMSTPRTASKIDASRPGSEVAAETAAALAAAAKVFRHYDSMYADLLLMHAKQIFTFADTFRGRYDDSLQCAKKFYPSASGYQDELLWGAAWLYEATGDEDYLDYVARNAEAFGGTGWAVREFSWDNKYAGVQVLLSKVLLAGGGDGDYADTLKQFRAKAEFFMCACIQKNGGNNVRTTPGGLLYVADWNNMQYVSSSVFLLTVYADYLAETGDKLRCPDGEVAPAEIVAFARSQVDYVLGKNPLSMSYMVGHGDKFPTHVHHRGASIPSVYAVNDTVGCMEGFDAYYNSKGADPNVLVGALVGGPDGHDGFVDDRCNYQRAEPTLAAAAPMCGVFARLAAEPAAAGNSPGYQLPQDTLHVGGTPLEFVHTVTHTWKTNGVDYYRHVVTAKHACAHPITYLRLRIQGLTGPIYGVSATHDKEMYGFPSWLTRLDVDDKLTIVYIQEGPAAKITVAEYKTG; encoded by the exons ATGAGCAAGTTACAGCT GTGTTTACGACCCCAGGAGGATGGTGCAGATTACAATATTCGCTTTGATTTAGCAAAG CACCACGACGACGGCGACATTTCCCACTTACCTGCAGAGACGAACGAGACGGCCATGGCGCGATTGACGATTgcatcggcggcggtggcgctgaTCCTGCTCGTGGCGTCCGCGGAGGCCTCGCCGGCGTGGTCGGACTACGCCGGCGCGTTCGACAAGTCCCTCCAGTTCTTCGAGGCGCAGCGGTCCGGCAAGCTCCCCACCGACCGCACCGTGCACTGGCGCGGCGACTCCGCCCTCACCGACGGCTTCTCCCAGGGG GTGGATCTGGTCGGCGGGTActacgacgccggcgaccacgtCAAGTTCGGGTTCCCGGCGGCGTACGCGGTGACCATGCTGTCGTGGGGCGTGCTCGAGTTCGAGAAGGAGATGGTCGCCGCCAACTCCCTCAACCGCGCCCTCGACGCCATCCGCTGGGGCACCAACTACTTCATCAAGGCCCACACCGAGCCCAACACCCTCTGGGTCCAG GTGGGTGACGGGGACAGCGACCACCTGTGCTGGGAGCGCGCGGAGGACATGTCGACGCCGAGGACGGCGTCCAAGATCGACGCCAGCCGCCCGGGCTCCGAGGTGGCCGCCGAGACGGCTGCGGCGCTCGCCGCGGCCGCTAAGGTGTTCCGGCACTACGACTCCATGTACGCCGACCTGCTGCTCATGCACGCCAAGCAGATCTTcaccttcgccgacaccttccgggGCCGCTACGACGACTCCCTGCAGTGCGCCAAGAAGTTCTACCCCTCCGCCTCCGGCTACCAGGACGAGCTGCTCTGGGGCGCCGCCTGGCTCTACGAGGCCACCGGCGACGAGGACTACCTCGACTACGTCGCCCGCAACGCCGAGGCCTTCGGCGGGACCGGCTGGGCCGTGCGCGAGTTCTCCTGGGACAACAAGTACGCCGGCGTCCAGGTGCTGCTCTCCAAGGTGCTcctcgccggcggcggcgatggTGACTATGCCGACACGCTCAAGCAGTTCCGGGCCAAGGCCGAGTTCTTCATGTGCGCATGCATCCAGAAGAACGGCGGCAACAACGTCAGGACCACCCCGGGCGGCCTCCTCTACGTCGCCGACTGGAACAACATGCAGTACGTCAGCTCCTCCGTCTTCCTCCTCACCGTCTACGCCGACTACCTGGccgagaccggcgacaagctccgGTGCCCCGACGGCGAGGTCGCGCCGGCCGAGATCGTCGCCTTCGCCAGGTCCCAGGTGGACTACGTCCTGGGCAAGAACCCGCTCTCCATGAGCTACATGGTCGGCCACGGCGACAAGTTCCCCACGCACGTGCACCACCGCGGGGCCTCCATCCCGTCGGTCTACGCCGTCAACGACACCGTCGGGTGCATGGAGGGCTTCGACGCCTACTACAACAGCAAGGGCGCCGACCCCAACGTCCTCGTCGGCGCGCTCGTCGGCGGGCCAGACGGCCACGACGGCTTCGTCGACGACCGCTGCAACTACCAGCGCGCCGagcccaccctcgccgccgccgcgcccatgTGCGGCGTCTTCGCCCGCCTCGCCGCCGAACCCGCGGCCGCCGGTAACAGCCCGGGCTACCAGCTTCCGCAGGACACCCTGCACGTCGGAGGCACGCCGCTGGAGTTCGTGCACACGGTCACCCACACGTGGAAGACCAACGGCGTGGACTACTACCGGCACGTCGTGACCGCCAAGCACGCGTGCGCCCACCCCATCACCTACCTCAGGCTGCGGATCCAGGGGCTGACCGGCCCCATCTACGGCGTCTCCGCCACGCACGACAAGGAGATGTACGGCTTCCCCTCCTGGCTCACCAGGCTCGACGTCGACGACAAGCTCACCATCGTCTACATCCAGGAGGGCCCCGCCGCCAAGATCACCGTCGCAGAGTACAAGACGGGCTGA